A single genomic interval of Oceanithermus profundus DSM 14977 harbors:
- a CDS encoding glycosyltransferase family 4 protein produces MRVVMASTRLAGTDGVSLEAAKMREVLRAAGHEVWYLAGELDPDEEQGVLVPEMHFARPEVRAFTERAFAGEGLDPHLTREIEEAGVRLAARLDPVFEELNPELLVVQNAWAIPMHLPLALALWRLVQRRRLPAVSHNHDYPWERPRFARSHVRPLLDRYFPPDHAVVQLSINSIAQRELKERRGLDSLLLPNVMDYDRAPPGFDAFNADFRETLGIRPGQLLLLQPTRVIPRKRIELAVDLAAELAARDPVLLVSHAAGDEGQDYRRGLETYAAERRVDLRFAHEYVAPRRRFSGQHKVYSLWDAYLHADFVTYPSRYEGFGNAMLEAVWMNKPLLIGRYPVYLSDIRPKGFRFVEVEDRITPEVVGGVTRLLDDAELRRSVVEHNRALARRHFGYDALRRVSRTALEQARTRAKEVRWPA; encoded by the coding sequence GTGCGCGTCGTCATGGCGTCCACCCGTCTGGCGGGTACCGACGGGGTGAGCCTGGAGGCGGCCAAGATGCGCGAGGTGCTGCGCGCAGCGGGGCACGAGGTTTGGTACCTGGCGGGGGAGCTCGACCCCGACGAGGAGCAGGGCGTGCTCGTGCCCGAGATGCACTTCGCCCGGCCGGAGGTGCGGGCCTTCACCGAACGCGCCTTCGCCGGCGAGGGGCTCGACCCGCACCTGACCCGCGAGATCGAGGAGGCCGGGGTGCGCCTTGCCGCACGGCTCGATCCGGTCTTCGAGGAACTGAACCCCGAGCTCCTCGTGGTGCAGAACGCCTGGGCCATCCCCATGCACCTGCCGCTGGCGCTGGCGCTGTGGCGGCTGGTGCAGCGGCGGCGCCTGCCGGCGGTGAGCCACAATCACGACTACCCCTGGGAGCGCCCGCGCTTCGCCCGCAGCCACGTGCGGCCGCTGCTGGATCGTTACTTCCCCCCCGACCACGCGGTCGTCCAGCTTTCCATTAACTCGATCGCGCAGCGCGAGCTCAAAGAGCGCCGCGGCCTGGACTCGCTGCTCCTGCCCAACGTGATGGACTACGACCGCGCGCCGCCGGGCTTCGACGCCTTCAACGCCGACTTCCGCGAGACTTTGGGCATCCGCCCCGGCCAGCTGCTGCTGCTGCAACCCACGCGGGTCATCCCCCGCAAGCGCATCGAGCTGGCCGTGGACCTGGCCGCGGAGCTGGCGGCCCGGGACCCGGTGCTGCTGGTCAGCCACGCCGCCGGCGACGAAGGCCAGGACTACCGCCGCGGCCTCGAGACCTACGCCGCGGAACGCCGGGTGGACCTGCGCTTCGCCCACGAGTACGTGGCTCCGCGCCGGCGCTTCTCCGGCCAGCACAAGGTCTACAGCCTCTGGGACGCCTACCTGCACGCCGACTTCGTGACCTACCCGAGCCGCTACGAGGGGTTCGGCAACGCCATGCTCGAGGCCGTCTGGATGAACAAGCCGCTGCTGATCGGGCGCTACCCCGTCTACCTGAGCGACATCCGCCCCAAGGGGTTCCGTTTCGTGGAGGTGGAGGACCGCATCACCCCCGAGGTGGTCGGTGGCGTGACCCGCTTGCTCGACGACGCCGAGCTGCGCCGCAGCGTGGTGGAACACAACCGCGCGCTGGCCCGCCGCCACTTCGGCTACGACGCCCTGCGCAGGGTGTCGCGCACCGCGCTGGAGCAAGCGCGGACGCGCGCGAAGGAGGTCCGGTGGCCCGCCTAA
- a CDS encoding carbohydrate ABC transporter permease: protein MALVLTLLVGLSAALASLGSVSLLLVLWGGLKTVLPLDAALAGGLLLGALAWALARRERLGFLPMTLAGIGLALVWALAAGGDPYRLGLGAFWNLLAPLAAGGLAGLAAAYGLREVRLERPDSEAWELVGLRLLRGAAFLVFVFMVVFPFWAMVAASLKPRAEFLADPANLGLPLHVFSEGFWPGLKKMLVGYREVLVTFKFLRYIGNTAFVSVSTMFITLALAVLGAYAVARLEFRGRALMERAILLTYMFPAIVLAIPLYTIFTQLGLRDNLIGLIIVYLAQTLPVALYMLRSYFETIPASLEEAGLIDGCSRFEVIWRITLPLALPALASVGLYVFMIAWNEFLFAFMFLDTPELFTLSRGMVGLNSQEVPRQFLMAGAVIVTVPIMILFFWFEKYLVGGLTAGGVKG from the coding sequence GTGGCCCTCGTGCTGACCCTGCTCGTGGGACTGAGCGCGGCGCTCGCCAGCCTGGGCAGCGTCTCGCTCTTGCTCGTCCTCTGGGGCGGGCTCAAGACCGTGCTGCCCCTGGACGCGGCGCTCGCCGGCGGCCTGCTGCTGGGGGCGCTGGCCTGGGCGCTGGCGCGGCGCGAACGGCTGGGCTTCCTTCCCATGACGCTCGCCGGGATCGGACTCGCCCTCGTCTGGGCGCTGGCGGCGGGCGGCGACCCCTACCGGTTGGGGCTCGGGGCCTTTTGGAACCTGCTCGCCCCGCTGGCCGCGGGCGGCCTGGCGGGGCTCGCCGCGGCCTACGGGCTGCGCGAGGTGCGGCTCGAGCGCCCCGACAGCGAGGCCTGGGAGCTGGTGGGGCTGCGGCTCTTGCGCGGCGCTGCCTTCCTGGTCTTCGTCTTCATGGTCGTCTTCCCCTTCTGGGCGATGGTCGCGGCCTCGCTCAAGCCCCGCGCCGAGTTCCTGGCCGACCCCGCCAACCTGGGCCTGCCGCTGCACGTCTTCTCGGAAGGCTTTTGGCCCGGCCTCAAGAAAATGCTCGTGGGCTACCGCGAGGTGCTCGTCACCTTCAAATTCCTGCGCTACATCGGCAACACCGCCTTCGTCTCGGTCAGCACGATGTTCATCACCCTGGCGCTGGCGGTGCTGGGGGCCTACGCGGTGGCGCGGCTCGAGTTCCGCGGGCGCGCGCTCATGGAACGGGCCATCCTGCTCACCTACATGTTTCCTGCAATCGTGCTGGCCATCCCGCTCTACACGATCTTCACCCAGCTGGGCCTGCGCGACAACCTGATCGGGTTGATCATCGTCTACCTGGCGCAGACGCTGCCCGTGGCGCTGTACATGCTGCGCAGCTACTTCGAGACCATCCCCGCGAGCCTCGAGGAGGCGGGGCTGATCGACGGCTGCAGCCGCTTCGAGGTGATCTGGCGCATCACCCTGCCGCTGGCGCTTCCGGCGCTGGCCTCGGTGGGGCTCTACGTCTTCATGATCGCCTGGAACGAGTTCCTCTTCGCCTTCATGTTCCTCGACACCCCCGAGCTCTTCACCCTCTCGCGCGGGATGGTGGGGCTCAACAGCCAGGAGGTGCCGCGGCAGTTCTTGATGGCGGGCGCGGTGATTGTTACCGTACCCATCATGATCCTCTTCTTCTGGTTCGAGAAGTACCTGGTGGGCGGCCTGACCGCGGGAGGGGTGAAGGGCTAA
- a CDS encoding NAD(P)-dependent oxidoreductase, whose translation MKPKVAFLGLGAMGYPMACNLQRAGFPTLVWNRTAKKAEEHASACGTTAASLEAAAMADVIFSCLPTSAEVAELVARMRPHLHSGSVWVDCTSGDPEASRRIARDLSELGVAFLDAPVSGGTTGAEEGTLTVMVGGSEETFERVRPVLEAVGRKIVHVGPVGAGHALKAVNNTLLAVNLWAAGEGLAALVKQGVDPRVALAVINASSGRSNATENLIPERVVTRAWPNTFKLGLLTKDVGIGMKVLDGADLPAPVLRLTYEVYQMAKREIGPDADHAEALKLIERWAGTEIS comes from the coding sequence ATGAAACCCAAAGTGGCGTTCCTGGGGCTCGGGGCCATGGGGTACCCCATGGCCTGCAATCTGCAGCGCGCGGGTTTTCCCACGCTGGTCTGGAACCGCACCGCCAAGAAGGCCGAGGAGCACGCCTCCGCGTGCGGCACGACCGCCGCGAGCCTGGAGGCGGCGGCGATGGCCGACGTGATCTTCAGCTGCCTGCCCACCTCCGCGGAGGTGGCCGAGTTGGTGGCGCGGATGCGCCCGCACCTGCACTCGGGCAGCGTCTGGGTGGACTGCACCTCGGGCGACCCAGAGGCGAGCCGGCGCATCGCGCGCGATCTGAGCGAGCTGGGCGTCGCCTTCCTGGACGCCCCCGTCTCCGGGGGCACGACCGGGGCCGAGGAAGGGACGCTCACGGTGATGGTGGGCGGCTCCGAGGAAACCTTCGAGCGCGTGCGCCCGGTGCTCGAGGCCGTGGGCAGGAAGATCGTGCACGTCGGGCCCGTGGGGGCCGGCCACGCCCTCAAGGCGGTGAACAACACGCTACTGGCCGTCAACCTCTGGGCCGCGGGCGAAGGGCTGGCGGCGCTCGTCAAGCAGGGGGTGGACCCGCGGGTGGCGCTCGCGGTCATCAACGCCTCCAGCGGCCGATCCAACGCCACCGAGAACCTGATTCCCGAGCGCGTCGTCACCCGCGCCTGGCCCAACACCTTCAAGCTGGGCCTGCTCACCAAGGACGTGGGCATCGGCATGAAGGTGCTCGACGGGGCCGACCTGCCGGCGCCGGTGCTGCGCCTGACCTACGAGGTCTACCAGATGGCCAAGCGCGAGATCGGACCCGACGCCGACCACGCCGAGGCGCTCAAGCTGATCGAGCGCTGGGCCGGGACGGAAATCTCCTGA
- the lipA gene encoding lipoyl synthase → MKKITLTDPVTGEAREVPVVEGGVRTERPQPVDRQRPDWLKAPLPTGGTYARLKGLVQELELHTVCQEARCPNVGECWVHGTATIMILGKVCTRACKFCAVSTGNPAGWVDPREPEHVARAVAELGLGYVVLTSVDRDDLPDGGAGQFAAVVRAIKERSPGVRVEALTPDFQGGEEAVRTVLESGLDVFAHNLETVRRLTPRVRDPRAGYDQSLAVLDYAGRYVRGRGLDVLTKSSLMVGLGETDEEIARAMDDLRAAGVSILTIGQYLRPTRHHLPVERYVTPEEFEAYRRMGLEKGFVEVFSGPLVRSSYRAERVFKEAQGG, encoded by the coding sequence ATGAAGAAGATCACCCTCACCGACCCTGTGACCGGCGAGGCCCGGGAGGTGCCGGTCGTGGAGGGCGGCGTTCGGACCGAGCGTCCCCAGCCGGTGGACCGGCAGCGGCCCGACTGGCTCAAGGCCCCGCTGCCCACGGGGGGCACCTACGCGCGGCTGAAGGGGTTGGTGCAGGAGCTCGAGCTGCACACCGTCTGCCAGGAGGCGCGCTGCCCCAACGTGGGCGAGTGCTGGGTGCACGGCACCGCGACGATCATGATCCTGGGCAAGGTCTGCACCCGCGCCTGCAAGTTCTGCGCGGTCTCCACGGGCAACCCCGCGGGCTGGGTGGACCCCCGCGAGCCCGAGCACGTCGCCCGGGCGGTGGCCGAGCTGGGCCTGGGGTACGTGGTGCTCACCAGCGTGGACCGCGACGACCTGCCCGACGGCGGGGCGGGGCAGTTCGCCGCGGTGGTCCGCGCCATCAAGGAACGCAGCCCCGGCGTGCGCGTCGAGGCCCTGACCCCCGACTTCCAGGGGGGCGAGGAGGCGGTGCGCACCGTGCTGGAAAGCGGTCTGGACGTCTTCGCCCACAACCTGGAGACGGTGCGCCGGCTCACGCCGCGCGTGCGCGACCCCCGGGCCGGCTACGACCAGAGCCTGGCCGTGCTCGACTACGCGGGGCGCTACGTCCGCGGGCGCGGGCTCGACGTACTCACCAAGTCGAGCCTGATGGTGGGCCTCGGCGAGACCGACGAGGAGATCGCCCGGGCCATGGACGACCTGCGCGCCGCAGGGGTGAGCATCCTGACGATCGGGCAGTACCTGCGCCCCACCCGGCACCACCTGCCGGTGGAGCGCTACGTGACGCCCGAGGAGTTCGAGGCCTACCGCCGCATGGGCCTCGAAAAGGGGTTCGTCGAGGTCTTCTCGGGGCCGCTGGTGCGGAGCAGCTACCGCGCCGAGCGAGTGTTCAAGGAGGCGCAGGGTGGCTAA
- a CDS encoding DUF3054 domain-containing protein: MAKRVWEAGVFVLFAVVGAISHGREVTLPGVLVTAAPLWLAWGPLARWRDPYEGPLVNLFVVWVLALPLGVGLRSLLLGSPPTPQLLPFLLVAMAFTLPLMALGRRLA, from the coding sequence GTGGCTAAGCGCGTCTGGGAGGCGGGCGTCTTCGTCCTCTTCGCGGTGGTGGGGGCGATCAGCCACGGGCGCGAGGTGACGCTCCCGGGCGTGCTTGTGACCGCCGCGCCGCTGTGGCTGGCCTGGGGGCCGCTGGCCCGCTGGCGCGATCCTTACGAAGGCCCGCTCGTAAACCTCTTCGTCGTCTGGGTGCTGGCGTTGCCGCTCGGGGTCGGGCTGCGCTCCTTGCTCCTGGGTTCTCCACCCACCCCGCAGCTGCTCCCCTTCCTGCTCGTCGCCATGGCCTTCACACTGCCGCTCATGGCGCTGGGGCGGCGGCTCGCCTAG
- the lipB gene encoding lipoyl(octanoyl) transferase LipB yields MDFAVEDWGRVPYGEAWARQKALHAQVVRGQRPPTLVLTEHPRTLTLGRAATGENLLFAESWYRKQGFELFWVERGGDVTYHGPGQLVAYPIFPVARRVRDFLRLLEAVVVDVAESYGLEAYATPGYAGVWVGEEKLAAFGVAVKQGVAMHGLALNVNTDLADFQVIVPCGIKDKGVTSLQRLLGRELEMDEVKERLTAAFRTRFADVSAPTLGMPGPG; encoded by the coding sequence GTGGACTTCGCGGTCGAGGACTGGGGGCGCGTCCCCTACGGCGAGGCCTGGGCGCGGCAGAAGGCGTTGCACGCGCAGGTGGTGCGCGGCCAGCGGCCGCCCACGCTGGTGCTCACCGAACACCCCCGCACCCTCACCCTGGGCCGGGCCGCCACCGGTGAGAACCTGCTCTTCGCCGAGTCCTGGTACCGCAAGCAGGGGTTCGAACTCTTCTGGGTCGAGCGCGGCGGCGACGTGACCTACCACGGCCCCGGCCAGCTGGTGGCCTACCCCATCTTCCCGGTGGCCAGGCGGGTGCGCGATTTCCTGCGGCTCTTGGAGGCGGTCGTCGTGGACGTGGCCGAAAGCTACGGCCTGGAGGCTTACGCCACCCCCGGTTACGCCGGCGTCTGGGTGGGCGAGGAGAAGCTGGCCGCCTTCGGCGTGGCCGTCAAACAGGGGGTGGCGATGCACGGGCTCGCCCTGAACGTGAACACGGACCTCGCCGACTTCCAGGTGATCGTTCCCTGCGGCATCAAGGACAAGGGCGTGACCAGCCTGCAGCGGCTCCTGGGCCGCGAGCTCGAGATGGACGAGGTGAAGGAACGCCTCACCGCCGCCTTTCGGACGCGCTTCGCCGACGTGAGCGCGCCTACGCTGGGCATGCCGGGGCCGGGTTAA
- a CDS encoding carbohydrate ABC transporter permease — MPRGLKAREARLAFWMLLPTFSIVIAIVILPVIANFWIAFKPIQLGDLRPPRPAVRESVRAQPGAVGEALVVRYRVQNRTGNPITWARIEDALPPGLTPAELPEACRVQGAKIVCELTGGLEPKQTVNLTLRFTAGPAYFEAGAPYPRDTRPAVESRAPNPILARPFTLDNFRAVLTDPDFWPMLKVTLAYTIFGTLLSILLGLFAAQLLSPPFAGRQVLRGLFLFPYVAPVIAVAFTWVFLLDPFAGTINALLLKYGFVHDPIPFLSQRYWPVQFFGLTVQVPLALTMVILFEGWRYFPFAFLFILARLQAIPSELYEAARVDGAGIWASFRFVTLPQVVGILATLFLLRFIWTFNKFDDIFLLTGGAAGTETITIKVYDFAFARANLGQGAAQAVILFAILALFLIVYFRYAPKGEV, encoded by the coding sequence ATGCCACGAGGTCTCAAGGCGCGGGAAGCCCGGCTGGCGTTCTGGATGCTGCTGCCGACGTTCAGCATCGTCATCGCCATCGTCATCCTGCCGGTCATTGCCAACTTCTGGATCGCCTTCAAACCCATCCAGCTGGGGGACCTGCGGCCGCCCCGGCCCGCGGTGCGCGAGTCGGTGCGCGCCCAACCCGGCGCCGTGGGCGAGGCGCTGGTGGTGCGCTACCGCGTTCAGAACCGCACCGGCAACCCCATCACCTGGGCCCGCATCGAGGACGCGCTGCCCCCGGGCCTCACCCCTGCCGAGCTGCCCGAGGCCTGCCGGGTGCAGGGCGCGAAGATCGTCTGCGAGCTTACGGGCGGGCTCGAGCCCAAGCAGACCGTCAACCTGACGCTCCGCTTCACCGCCGGCCCCGCCTACTTCGAAGCCGGCGCCCCCTACCCGCGCGACACCCGCCCCGCGGTGGAGAGCCGGGCCCCCAACCCCATCCTGGCGCGCCCCTTCACCCTCGACAACTTCCGCGCCGTGCTCACCGACCCCGACTTCTGGCCGATGCTGAAGGTGACGCTGGCCTACACCATCTTCGGTACCCTGCTCTCGATCCTGCTGGGCCTCTTCGCCGCCCAGCTGCTCTCGCCGCCCTTCGCCGGCCGTCAGGTGCTGCGGGGCCTCTTCCTCTTCCCCTACGTGGCCCCGGTGATCGCGGTGGCCTTCACCTGGGTCTTCCTGCTCGACCCCTTCGCCGGCACGATCAACGCCCTCTTATTAAAGTACGGGTTCGTTCACGACCCGATCCCCTTCCTATCGCAAAGGTACTGGCCGGTGCAGTTCTTCGGGCTCACGGTCCAGGTGCCGCTGGCGCTCACGATGGTCATCCTCTTCGAGGGCTGGCGCTACTTCCCCTTCGCCTTCCTCTTCATCCTCGCCCGGCTGCAGGCCATCCCCAGCGAGCTCTACGAGGCGGCGCGGGTGGACGGCGCGGGCATCTGGGCCAGCTTCCGCTTCGTGACCCTGCCGCAGGTGGTGGGCATCCTCGCCACCCTCTTCCTGCTGCGCTTCATCTGGACGTTCAACAAGTTCGACGACATCTTCCTGCTCACCGGCGGCGCGGCGGGCACCGAGACGATCACGATCAAGGTCTACGACTTCGCCTTCGCCCGGGCCAACCTGGGCCAGGGCGCGGCCCAGGCGGTGATCCTCTTCGCGATCCTGGCCCTCTTCCTGATCGTCTACTTCCGCTACGCGCCCAAGGGGGAGGTGTGA
- a CDS encoding sugar phosphorylase, translating to MARLTEHLTFLYGAAAAERWAPVFTERIENFARAHPELARRPRALATSPAEAWLITYGDQITREDEAPLATLARFLDRWLAPAFSGVHLLPIYPYSSDDGFSVIDYRAVDPRLGGWDHVRALAERYALMLDAVINHASQESAWFQGFLRCEEPYRRYFLVPPEDWDLSRVVRPRTTPLLTEFQTACGPKRVWTTFSADQVDLNYREPEVLLEVLELLLFYAAHGARRLRLDAVGFVWKEPGTTCLNLPQTHEVVRLFRTALDAAAPEVALVTETNVPHAENVAYFGSGEDEAQLVYNFALPPLVLHAFARGDARALARWAAELELPGPKAAFLNFLASHDGIGLRPVEGILPPEEVAFLVERTLAHGGEVSYRDTPAGPAPYELNTTWYDALNPPGTPEALGVRRLLASHAIMLALAGLPAVYVHALFGTPNWRKGYEQSGEKRKLNRRKFREAEVEAWLTDPGSRPRRILDGLKARLTLRAGHPAFHPAAPQRVLDLGAGVFAVERGAEGERALVAVNVTGQPQPLVLETEGWRDARTGAPAGRARVLEPYADLWLTRDEA from the coding sequence GTGGCCCGCCTAACCGAGCACCTCACCTTCCTCTACGGCGCCGCGGCGGCGGAGCGCTGGGCGCCCGTCTTCACGGAGCGCATCGAAAACTTCGCCCGCGCCCATCCCGAACTGGCCCGCAGGCCGCGGGCGCTCGCCACCTCCCCGGCCGAGGCCTGGCTCATCACCTACGGCGACCAGATCACGCGCGAGGACGAGGCCCCGCTGGCCACCCTGGCGCGCTTTCTGGACCGCTGGCTGGCCCCCGCGTTCAGCGGCGTGCACCTGCTGCCCATCTACCCCTACTCTTCCGACGACGGCTTCTCGGTCATCGACTACCGCGCGGTGGACCCGCGCCTGGGGGGCTGGGACCACGTGCGCGCGCTGGCGGAGCGCTACGCGCTGATGCTCGACGCCGTGATCAACCACGCCTCGCAGGAAAGCGCCTGGTTCCAGGGTTTCTTGCGCTGCGAAGAGCCTTACCGGCGTTACTTTCTGGTGCCCCCGGAGGACTGGGACCTGAGCCGGGTCGTGCGCCCGCGCACCACCCCGCTGCTCACCGAGTTCCAGACCGCCTGCGGGCCGAAGCGGGTCTGGACCACCTTCTCGGCCGACCAGGTGGACCTCAACTACCGCGAGCCCGAGGTGCTGCTCGAGGTGCTCGAGCTGCTGCTCTTCTACGCCGCTCACGGCGCGCGGCGGCTGCGCCTCGACGCGGTGGGTTTCGTCTGGAAGGAGCCGGGCACGACCTGCCTGAACCTGCCCCAGACCCACGAGGTCGTCCGGCTCTTCCGCACCGCGCTCGACGCCGCGGCCCCCGAGGTGGCGCTCGTCACCGAGACCAACGTGCCCCACGCCGAGAACGTGGCCTACTTCGGCAGCGGCGAGGACGAGGCCCAGCTCGTCTACAACTTCGCGCTGCCGCCGCTGGTGCTCCACGCCTTCGCCCGCGGCGACGCCCGTGCGCTTGCGCGCTGGGCGGCGGAGCTCGAGCTCCCGGGCCCGAAGGCGGCCTTCCTCAACTTCCTGGCCAGCCACGACGGCATCGGGCTGCGGCCGGTGGAGGGGATCTTGCCGCCGGAGGAAGTGGCCTTCCTGGTCGAGCGCACCCTCGCCCACGGCGGCGAGGTCAGCTACCGCGACACCCCCGCGGGCCCCGCGCCCTACGAGCTCAACACCACCTGGTACGACGCCCTCAACCCGCCGGGCACCCCCGAGGCGCTGGGCGTGCGGCGGCTGCTCGCCAGCCACGCGATCATGCTGGCGCTCGCGGGCCTGCCCGCGGTCTACGTGCACGCCCTCTTCGGAACCCCCAACTGGCGGAAGGGCTACGAACAAAGCGGCGAGAAACGCAAGCTCAACCGCCGCAAGTTCCGTGAGGCCGAGGTGGAGGCCTGGCTCACGGACCCCGGATCGCGTCCGCGCCGCATCCTGGACGGGCTGAAGGCGCGGCTGACCCTGCGCGCCGGCCACCCCGCCTTCCACCCGGCGGCGCCCCAGAGGGTGCTCGACCTGGGCGCGGGCGTCTTCGCGGTGGAGCGCGGCGCGGAGGGGGAACGGGCGCTGGTGGCGGTCAACGTCACCGGGCAGCCCCAGCCGCTCGTGCTGGAGACGGAGGGCTGGCGCGACGCCCGCACCGGCGCGCCCGCGGGCCGCGCCCGGGTGCTCGAGCCCTACGCCGACCTCTGGCTGACGCGGGACGAGGCCTGA